The following proteins are co-located in the Eriocheir sinensis breed Jianghai 21 chromosome 34, ASM2467909v1, whole genome shotgun sequence genome:
- the LOC127007133 gene encoding probable DNA replication complex GINS protein PSF2 isoform X1: MRLEMDASEIEFLAEKTPISIVPNFTQEKLYLISGDVGPFAPGIPVEVPLWLGLNLRQRGKCRLVMPDWLDEEKLAEKKEEETQSKVFTEMPSEHYLIIAQLLLAAEPEGIPNPQEVKTLIKDIWDLRISKLRSSVADFILSDGTHAKLDRLTLLEINSIRPILPHSLDQLHRLAKSAHTNELSQTQEL; this comes from the exons ATGAG GTTAGAGATGGATGCCTCAGAGATAGAATTCTTAGCCGAAAAAACGCCCATATCAATTGTCCCAAACTTCACACAGGAGAAACTTTACCTTATATCTGGTGATGTTGGACCCTTCGCGCCAG GTATCCCGGTAGAGGTGCCGCTATGGCTTGGCCTCAACCTGCGGCAGAGAGGCAAATGCCGCTTGGTTATGCCTGACTGGCTGGACGAAGAGAAGCTggcggagaagaaggaagaggaaacacagTCCAAG GTCTTCACAGAAATGCCATCTGAGCATTACTTAATCATCGCCCAGTTGCTGCTGGCCGCTGAACCTGAAGGCATTCCCAACCCTCAAGAAGTGAAGACCCTCATTAAG GACATTTGGGACCTGCGAATCTCTAAGCTGCGGTCATCTGTGGCAGACTTCATTCTCAGCGACGGAACACACGCCAAGCTGGATCGCCTCACACTCTTGGAAATTAACAGCATCAGGCCCATCCTTCCACATTCCCTAGATCAGCTCCACCGTTTAGCGAAATCTGCTCACACCAACGAACTTTCTCAAACACAGGAATTGTAA
- the LOC127007133 gene encoding probable DNA replication complex GINS protein PSF2 isoform X2, with amino-acid sequence MDASEIEFLAEKTPISIVPNFTQEKLYLISGDVGPFAPGIPVEVPLWLGLNLRQRGKCRLVMPDWLDEEKLAEKKEEETQSKVFTEMPSEHYLIIAQLLLAAEPEGIPNPQEVKTLIKDIWDLRISKLRSSVADFILSDGTHAKLDRLTLLEINSIRPILPHSLDQLHRLAKSAHTNELSQTQEL; translated from the exons ATGGATGCCTCAGAGATAGAATTCTTAGCCGAAAAAACGCCCATATCAATTGTCCCAAACTTCACACAGGAGAAACTTTACCTTATATCTGGTGATGTTGGACCCTTCGCGCCAG GTATCCCGGTAGAGGTGCCGCTATGGCTTGGCCTCAACCTGCGGCAGAGAGGCAAATGCCGCTTGGTTATGCCTGACTGGCTGGACGAAGAGAAGCTggcggagaagaaggaagaggaaacacagTCCAAG GTCTTCACAGAAATGCCATCTGAGCATTACTTAATCATCGCCCAGTTGCTGCTGGCCGCTGAACCTGAAGGCATTCCCAACCCTCAAGAAGTGAAGACCCTCATTAAG GACATTTGGGACCTGCGAATCTCTAAGCTGCGGTCATCTGTGGCAGACTTCATTCTCAGCGACGGAACACACGCCAAGCTGGATCGCCTCACACTCTTGGAAATTAACAGCATCAGGCCCATCCTTCCACATTCCCTAGATCAGCTCCACCGTTTAGCGAAATCTGCTCACACCAACGAACTTTCTCAAACACAGGAATTGTAA
- the LOC127007134 gene encoding monocarboxylate transporter 10-like isoform X3 → MAVTGTDDGALVEEGAQAIVMTPRSEAPAEVTPSDASALTPTEAPKTTPQTEMEAAGAVAMENGHVLGIDDGIDMPPHHAPPLLTVENASGALESYEVPAHVLAFVPPDGGIRAWMVMFASFLCNGIIFGIINTSGITYNKIAKKLQEDGDPNAAFKGAMVMSLSIGSTFLFSVVAGVLTDTLGIRITTLIGGALSTAGMLISSFFPDNVEVLMFTYGIMFGVGASLAYTPSLVILGHYFQRWMGIVNGFVTAGSSIFTIGMPFLLPYVLDIGVQTTFQVLAGMTAFLMLAALIFKPLMPILPQSRPRYDNSCRGRCRSFWSRIINFEIWQNKRYVIWALAIPSALFGYFVPYIHLVAYVKDVLGENVDSQLLVQCLGATSMVGRLTFGLIADRAWVNRIYLQQVSFFCIGTLTMLLTAANHMAVFIFIVLGMGLFDGCFISLLGPIAFDIVGPVGASQAIGCLLAICSIPLTFGPAIAGALYDHLGSYMVPFLCAGIPPIIGSFILFSISCTKSRPEGTPGSPVKEPPEKQNNAAAVDDPRETHKLMTEEQQSRV, encoded by the exons ATGGCCGTGACAGGAACAGACGATGGGGCgctggtggaggagggggcaCAGGCCATAGTTATGACCCCAAGAAGCGAGGCACCAGCGGAGGTCACGCCCTCAGACGCCTCAGCCCTGACACCGACAGAGGCACCCAAGACGACGCCGCAGACGGAGATGGAGGCGGCGGGGGCGGTAGCGATGGAAAATGGACACGTGTTAGGGATAGATGATGGGATTGATATGCCGCCTCACCACGCCCCGCCGCTCCTGACGGTGGAAAACGCGTCTGGGGCCCTTGAGAGCTACGAGGTGCCTGCCCATGTCCTGGCCTTCGTTCCGCCTGACGGGGGCATACGGGCGTGGATGGTGATGTTTGCCTCCTTCCTTTGCAACGGGATCATCTTCGGGATCATCAACACGAGCGGCATCACTTACAACAAGATCGCCAAAAAGCTACAGGAGGACGGAGACCCCAACGCGGCCTTCAAAGGGG CCATGGTGATGTCGCTCTCCATCGGGTCCACGTTCCTCTTCTCCGTGGTGGCTGGCGTCCTCACCGACACGCTGGGCATCAGGATCACCACGCTGATCGGCGGCGCGCTCTCCACCGCCGGCAtgctcatctcctccttcttccccgatAAT GTCGAGGTGCTGATGTTCACCTACGGCATCATGTTCGGTGTGGGCGCGTCGCTGGCCTACACGCCGTCCCTCGTCATCCTCGGCCACTACTTCCAACGGTGGATGGGCATCGTCAACGGGTTCGTGACGGCCGGCTCCTCCATCTTCACCATCGGCATGCCCTTCCTGCTCCCGTACGTGTTGGACATTGGGGTGCAGACCACGTTCCAAGTCCTGGCTGGAATGACGGCGTTCCTGATG ctAGCCGCCCTGATCTTCAAGCCCCTGATGCCCATCCTGCCCCAGAGCCGCCCGCGCTATGACAATTCCTGCCGTGGCCGCTGCCGGAGTTTCTGGTCGCGCATCATCAATTTCGAGATTTGGCAGAACAAGCGATACGTAATCTGGGCCCTCGCCATCCCCTCAGCTCTCTTCGGTTACTTTGTTCCTTATATTCACCTG GTTGCATATGTCAAAGATGTGTTGGGTGAGAACGTCGACTCCCAACTCTTGGTGCAGTGCCTTGGGGCCACCTCCATGGTGGGTCGTCTGACTTTTGGCCTTATAGCAGACCGTGCCTGGGTCAACCGCATCTACCTGCAACAG GTCTCCTTCTTCTGCATTGGCACCCTTACAATGCTCCTGACAGCAGCCAACCACATGGCCGTCTTCATCTTCATTGTGCTGGGGATGGGCCTCTTCGACGGctgcttcatctccctcctcggCCCCATTGCCTTTGACATCGTGGGCCCTGTGGGTGCCTCACAAGCCATTGGGTGTCTCCTGGCTATCTGCTCTATACCTCTCACCTTTGGACCAGCTATTGCAG GAGCATTGTATGACCACCTAGGAAGTTATATGGTGCCCTTCCTGTGTGCCGGCATCCCTCCCATCATTggctccttcatcctcttctccatcAGTTGCACCAAGAGCCGTCCAGAG GGCACGCCAGGGTCTCCGGTCAAAGAGCCGCCCGAGAAACAAAACAATGCCGCAGCTGTAGATGACCCCAGGGAGACTCACAAGCTAATGACAG AGGAGCAGCAGAGTCGAGTgtag
- the LOC127007134 gene encoding monocarboxylate transporter 10-like isoform X2 translates to MAVTGTDDGALVEEGAQAIVMTPRSEAPAEVTPSDASALTPTEAPKTTPQTEMEAAGAVAMENGHVLGIDDGIDMPPHHAPPLLTVENASGALESYEVPAHVLAFVPPDGGIRAWMVMFASFLCNGIIFGIINTSGITYNKIAKKLQEDGDPNAAFKGAMVMSLSIGSTFLFSVVAGVLTDTLGIRITTLIGGALSTAGMLISSFFPDNVEVLMFTYGIMFGVGASLAYTPSLVILGHYFQRWMGIVNGFVTAGSSIFTIGMPFLLPYVLDIGVQTTFQVLAGMTAFLMLAALIFKPLMPILPQSRPRYDNSCRGRCRSFWSRIINFEIWQNKRYVIWALAIPSALFGYFVPYIHLVAYVKDVLGENVDSQLLVQCLGATSMVGRLTFGLIADRAWVNRIYLQQVSFFCIGTLTMLLTAANHMAVFIFIVLGMGLFDGCFISLLGPIAFDIVGPVGASQAIGCLLAICSIPLTFGPAIAGALYDHLGSYMVPFLCAGIPPIIGSFILFSISCTKSRPEGTPGSPVKEPPEKQNNAAAVDDPRETHKLMTDYRVSNGDLSEPRPLSSSPSDEAVKVDVRRLALLQRESCV, encoded by the exons ATGGCCGTGACAGGAACAGACGATGGGGCgctggtggaggagggggcaCAGGCCATAGTTATGACCCCAAGAAGCGAGGCACCAGCGGAGGTCACGCCCTCAGACGCCTCAGCCCTGACACCGACAGAGGCACCCAAGACGACGCCGCAGACGGAGATGGAGGCGGCGGGGGCGGTAGCGATGGAAAATGGACACGTGTTAGGGATAGATGATGGGATTGATATGCCGCCTCACCACGCCCCGCCGCTCCTGACGGTGGAAAACGCGTCTGGGGCCCTTGAGAGCTACGAGGTGCCTGCCCATGTCCTGGCCTTCGTTCCGCCTGACGGGGGCATACGGGCGTGGATGGTGATGTTTGCCTCCTTCCTTTGCAACGGGATCATCTTCGGGATCATCAACACGAGCGGCATCACTTACAACAAGATCGCCAAAAAGCTACAGGAGGACGGAGACCCCAACGCGGCCTTCAAAGGGG CCATGGTGATGTCGCTCTCCATCGGGTCCACGTTCCTCTTCTCCGTGGTGGCTGGCGTCCTCACCGACACGCTGGGCATCAGGATCACCACGCTGATCGGCGGCGCGCTCTCCACCGCCGGCAtgctcatctcctccttcttccccgatAAT GTCGAGGTGCTGATGTTCACCTACGGCATCATGTTCGGTGTGGGCGCGTCGCTGGCCTACACGCCGTCCCTCGTCATCCTCGGCCACTACTTCCAACGGTGGATGGGCATCGTCAACGGGTTCGTGACGGCCGGCTCCTCCATCTTCACCATCGGCATGCCCTTCCTGCTCCCGTACGTGTTGGACATTGGGGTGCAGACCACGTTCCAAGTCCTGGCTGGAATGACGGCGTTCCTGATG ctAGCCGCCCTGATCTTCAAGCCCCTGATGCCCATCCTGCCCCAGAGCCGCCCGCGCTATGACAATTCCTGCCGTGGCCGCTGCCGGAGTTTCTGGTCGCGCATCATCAATTTCGAGATTTGGCAGAACAAGCGATACGTAATCTGGGCCCTCGCCATCCCCTCAGCTCTCTTCGGTTACTTTGTTCCTTATATTCACCTG GTTGCATATGTCAAAGATGTGTTGGGTGAGAACGTCGACTCCCAACTCTTGGTGCAGTGCCTTGGGGCCACCTCCATGGTGGGTCGTCTGACTTTTGGCCTTATAGCAGACCGTGCCTGGGTCAACCGCATCTACCTGCAACAG GTCTCCTTCTTCTGCATTGGCACCCTTACAATGCTCCTGACAGCAGCCAACCACATGGCCGTCTTCATCTTCATTGTGCTGGGGATGGGCCTCTTCGACGGctgcttcatctccctcctcggCCCCATTGCCTTTGACATCGTGGGCCCTGTGGGTGCCTCACAAGCCATTGGGTGTCTCCTGGCTATCTGCTCTATACCTCTCACCTTTGGACCAGCTATTGCAG GAGCATTGTATGACCACCTAGGAAGTTATATGGTGCCCTTCCTGTGTGCCGGCATCCCTCCCATCATTggctccttcatcctcttctccatcAGTTGCACCAAGAGCCGTCCAGAG GGCACGCCAGGGTCTCCGGTCAAAGAGCCGCCCGAGAAACAAAACAATGCCGCAGCTGTAGATGACCCCAGGGAGACTCACAAGCTAATGACAG
- the LOC127007134 gene encoding monocarboxylate transporter 10-like isoform X1 encodes MAVTGTDDGALVEEGAQAIVMTPRSEAPAEVTPSDASALTPTEAPKTTPQTEMEAAGAVAMENGHVLGIDDGIDMPPHHAPPLLTVENASGALESYEVPAHVLAFVPPDGGIRAWMVMFASFLCNGIIFGIINTSGITYNKIAKKLQEDGDPNAAFKGAMVMSLSIGSTFLFSVVAGVLTDTLGIRITTLIGGALSTAGMLISSFFPDNVEVLMFTYGIMFGVGASLAYTPSLVILGHYFQRWMGIVNGFVTAGSSIFTIGMPFLLPYVLDIGVQTTFQVLAGMTAFLMLAALIFKPLMPILPQSRPRYDNSCRGRCRSFWSRIINFEIWQNKRYVIWALAIPSALFGYFVPYIHLVAYVKDVLGENVDSQLLVQCLGATSMVGRLTFGLIADRAWVNRIYLQQVSFFCIGTLTMLLTAANHMAVFIFIVLGMGLFDGCFISLLGPIAFDIVGPVGASQAIGCLLAICSIPLTFGPAIAGALYDHLGSYMVPFLCAGIPPIIGSFILFSISCTKSRPEGTPGSPVKEPPEKQNNAAAVDDPRETHKLMTAGKQRKARRDYRVSNGDLSEPRPLSSSPSDEAVKVDVRRLALLQRESCV; translated from the exons ATGGCCGTGACAGGAACAGACGATGGGGCgctggtggaggagggggcaCAGGCCATAGTTATGACCCCAAGAAGCGAGGCACCAGCGGAGGTCACGCCCTCAGACGCCTCAGCCCTGACACCGACAGAGGCACCCAAGACGACGCCGCAGACGGAGATGGAGGCGGCGGGGGCGGTAGCGATGGAAAATGGACACGTGTTAGGGATAGATGATGGGATTGATATGCCGCCTCACCACGCCCCGCCGCTCCTGACGGTGGAAAACGCGTCTGGGGCCCTTGAGAGCTACGAGGTGCCTGCCCATGTCCTGGCCTTCGTTCCGCCTGACGGGGGCATACGGGCGTGGATGGTGATGTTTGCCTCCTTCCTTTGCAACGGGATCATCTTCGGGATCATCAACACGAGCGGCATCACTTACAACAAGATCGCCAAAAAGCTACAGGAGGACGGAGACCCCAACGCGGCCTTCAAAGGGG CCATGGTGATGTCGCTCTCCATCGGGTCCACGTTCCTCTTCTCCGTGGTGGCTGGCGTCCTCACCGACACGCTGGGCATCAGGATCACCACGCTGATCGGCGGCGCGCTCTCCACCGCCGGCAtgctcatctcctccttcttccccgatAAT GTCGAGGTGCTGATGTTCACCTACGGCATCATGTTCGGTGTGGGCGCGTCGCTGGCCTACACGCCGTCCCTCGTCATCCTCGGCCACTACTTCCAACGGTGGATGGGCATCGTCAACGGGTTCGTGACGGCCGGCTCCTCCATCTTCACCATCGGCATGCCCTTCCTGCTCCCGTACGTGTTGGACATTGGGGTGCAGACCACGTTCCAAGTCCTGGCTGGAATGACGGCGTTCCTGATG ctAGCCGCCCTGATCTTCAAGCCCCTGATGCCCATCCTGCCCCAGAGCCGCCCGCGCTATGACAATTCCTGCCGTGGCCGCTGCCGGAGTTTCTGGTCGCGCATCATCAATTTCGAGATTTGGCAGAACAAGCGATACGTAATCTGGGCCCTCGCCATCCCCTCAGCTCTCTTCGGTTACTTTGTTCCTTATATTCACCTG GTTGCATATGTCAAAGATGTGTTGGGTGAGAACGTCGACTCCCAACTCTTGGTGCAGTGCCTTGGGGCCACCTCCATGGTGGGTCGTCTGACTTTTGGCCTTATAGCAGACCGTGCCTGGGTCAACCGCATCTACCTGCAACAG GTCTCCTTCTTCTGCATTGGCACCCTTACAATGCTCCTGACAGCAGCCAACCACATGGCCGTCTTCATCTTCATTGTGCTGGGGATGGGCCTCTTCGACGGctgcttcatctccctcctcggCCCCATTGCCTTTGACATCGTGGGCCCTGTGGGTGCCTCACAAGCCATTGGGTGTCTCCTGGCTATCTGCTCTATACCTCTCACCTTTGGACCAGCTATTGCAG GAGCATTGTATGACCACCTAGGAAGTTATATGGTGCCCTTCCTGTGTGCCGGCATCCCTCCCATCATTggctccttcatcctcttctccatcAGTTGCACCAAGAGCCGTCCAGAG GGCACGCCAGGGTCTCCGGTCAAAGAGCCGCCCGAGAAACAAAACAATGCCGCAGCTGTAGATGACCCCAGGGAGACTCACAAGCTAATGACAG